In Synechocystis sp. PCC 6714, the following are encoded in one genomic region:
- a CDS encoding AZOBR_p60025 family cell surface glycopolymer formation protein: MGKLINCGRHCYHPNPIAVEKIAQNIGRKEIYKAMLVALGLAIAVAGYFYGFKFDGQITGFFRIGSVLPLSPLLNPAETLIYQGELGYDGQQFLTIALDPGLQNDGSIAALDHPSYRYRRILYPLLGYVLGLGNPVLIPWALVLINIVAIAICTGLTALYFQYQKQKAIGALAMLAIPGVWMVLFLSTADLLASAFSLGAVVCQQIFPPNRSKKWWLVPILLALGLLTRETSLIIWLAIALTLAQNRQWRSMAVLLTSLIPITVWLGYIRWRQLPGGSGSGNFGWPFVGIGEKFQSLIQGGLNGNNVYEGYLWFLLWLTFALLIWFTRPPTPKTLTYASGLYGGLLLVASFYILNYYLNYSRVFLDVFLLTILAMASGPRWTSGLYLAIAGLGSITFLLLKS, translated from the coding sequence ATGGGGAAACTGATTAACTGTGGCCGTCACTGTTACCATCCCAATCCGATCGCCGTGGAAAAGATTGCTCAAAACATTGGTCGTAAAGAGATTTATAAGGCGATGTTGGTGGCCTTGGGGCTGGCGATCGCCGTGGCGGGCTATTTCTATGGGTTTAAATTTGATGGGCAGATCACGGGCTTTTTCCGCATTGGTTCGGTGTTGCCCCTGTCACCGTTGCTGAACCCGGCGGAAACATTAATTTACCAAGGGGAATTGGGTTACGACGGTCAACAATTTTTAACCATTGCCCTGGATCCGGGTTTGCAAAATGACGGTTCCATTGCGGCCCTAGACCATCCCAGCTACCGTTACCGCCGCATTCTCTATCCCCTGCTGGGCTATGTGCTCGGTTTGGGCAATCCGGTGTTAATTCCCTGGGCTTTGGTGTTGATCAATATTGTGGCGATCGCCATTTGTACAGGGTTAACCGCCCTTTATTTTCAATATCAAAAACAGAAAGCCATTGGAGCCTTAGCCATGCTGGCCATTCCAGGGGTTTGGATGGTGCTATTTCTCTCCACAGCGGACTTGCTGGCCAGTGCTTTCAGTTTGGGGGCAGTGGTCTGTCAGCAAATATTTCCCCCTAATCGAAGTAAAAAATGGTGGCTGGTGCCTATTCTCTTAGCCCTAGGGTTATTAACCAGGGAAACATCGTTAATTATCTGGCTGGCCATTGCTTTAACCTTGGCGCAAAATCGGCAATGGCGATCGATGGCAGTTTTACTTACCAGCTTGATCCCCATAACAGTTTGGTTAGGCTATATCCGTTGGCGACAGTTGCCCGGCGGCAGTGGCAGTGGCAACTTTGGCTGGCCGTTTGTGGGCATTGGCGAAAAATTTCAGAGTTTGATTCAAGGGGGACTCAACGGTAACAACGTCTACGAGGGCTATTTATGGTTTCTCCTTTGGTTAACCTTTGCTCTATTAATCTGGTTTACCCGGCCCCCCACCCCTAAAACCCTCACCTATGCCAGTGGGCTCTACGGGGGATTGTTACTGGTGGCTAGCTTTTACATCTTGAACTATTACCTCAACTACAGCCGGGTTTTTCTCGACGTTTTTTTGTTAACTATTCTGGCAATGGCCTCTGGGCCCCGGTGGACCAGTGGGCTCTACTTGGCGATCGCCGGATTGGGTAGTATCACTTTTTTACTGCTGAAATCCTGA
- the hemC gene encoding hydroxymethylbilane synthase, whose translation MTVSTSAPTVRIGSRKSQLALVQTYWVQEELQKHFPDRQFDVETMNTQGDIVLDVALAKIGDKGLFTKELEDGMLAKRTDLAVHSLKDLPTNLPAGLMLGCVTKRVNPADALVLNAKHQGKDLASLPEGAVVGTSSLRRLAQLRYHFPHLTFKDVRGNVNTRLAKLDSNEYDAIILAAAGLERLDMANRIDQLIPPEISLHAVGQGALGIECRDGDQEILSLLKVLEDEDSRDCCLAERAFLRQLEGGCQVPIGVNTHLNGDNLTLTGMVASLDGQRLIKDSLSAPRNEAEKLGQDLALKLREQGAGEILAEILAEVGRG comes from the coding sequence ATGACTGTTTCGACCTCTGCTCCCACAGTTCGGATAGGCTCACGGAAAAGCCAACTAGCCCTGGTGCAAACCTATTGGGTGCAGGAAGAATTGCAAAAACACTTCCCCGATCGCCAATTCGATGTCGAAACCATGAACACCCAGGGAGACATTGTCTTGGACGTGGCCCTGGCCAAAATTGGCGATAAGGGACTGTTTACCAAGGAATTGGAAGACGGCATGCTGGCCAAAAGAACGGATTTGGCCGTCCATTCCCTCAAGGATTTACCCACCAATTTACCCGCGGGCTTAATGCTCGGTTGCGTCACTAAACGGGTTAACCCCGCCGATGCTTTAGTCTTGAACGCCAAACACCAGGGCAAAGACCTGGCTTCCCTACCGGAAGGGGCCGTTGTTGGCACTTCTTCCCTGCGACGTTTAGCTCAACTGCGGTACCACTTTCCCCACTTAACCTTTAAGGATGTGCGGGGCAACGTTAATACCCGTTTGGCTAAGTTAGATAGCAATGAGTACGATGCTATTATTTTGGCCGCCGCTGGCTTGGAACGGTTAGATATGGCCAATCGCATTGACCAATTAATCCCCCCGGAAATTTCTCTCCATGCGGTGGGGCAGGGGGCCCTGGGCATTGAGTGTCGGGACGGAGATCAGGAAATTCTCAGCCTGCTGAAGGTATTGGAAGACGAAGATAGTCGGGATTGTTGTTTGGCGGAACGGGCCTTTTTGCGGCAACTAGAAGGCGGATGCCAGGTACCCATCGGCGTTAACACCCATTTAAACGGTGATAATTTAACCCTGACCGGCATGGTGGCCAGTTTGGATGGCCAAAGACTGATTAAAGATAGTCTCAGCGCTCCCCGGAATGAAGCGGAAAAATTGGGACAGGATCTTGCCCTCAAGTTACGGGAACAGGGAGCAGGGGAAATTTTGGCAGAAATTCTAGCGGAAGTAGGGCGGGGCTAA
- a CDS encoding DUF2301 domain-containing membrane protein, translating to MFESTTNPTYQGQFGPFTIDDHDRREVILYRTGLALAAGAFSLGTTLVLTQPFQPLAINFHLATACFWLITAGLGLSLWTIHIYLVPLHRTLQIFWAIGTSAALYLSFAYPGPLVITVYDQPWTVLGIGFTFAALTGIFFKEAFCFNRLETKFLTAILPLLLLGHLAGILPVTVAKEGLTAVSILFLIFVLRKAMQPIDPDIGDKSVFTYLAEQRKAV from the coding sequence ATGTTTGAAAGCACGACTAACCCCACCTACCAAGGGCAATTTGGCCCTTTCACCATCGATGACCACGATCGCCGGGAAGTAATTCTCTACCGCACGGGGCTAGCTTTGGCCGCTGGGGCATTTAGCCTGGGGACCACACTAGTTTTGACCCAACCCTTTCAGCCCTTGGCGATCAATTTTCACTTGGCCACCGCTTGCTTTTGGTTGATAACGGCGGGTTTGGGACTGAGCCTCTGGACGATTCACATTTACCTAGTCCCACTGCACCGCACCTTGCAAATTTTTTGGGCGATCGGTACCTCGGCGGCCCTCTACTTGAGTTTTGCCTACCCCGGTCCATTAGTGATTACAGTCTATGATCAGCCCTGGACTGTTTTGGGCATTGGCTTCACCTTCGCTGCCCTAACGGGAATTTTCTTTAAGGAAGCCTTTTGTTTCAATCGCTTGGAAACTAAATTTTTGACCGCTATTCTCCCCCTACTATTGCTAGGTCATTTAGCGGGAATCTTACCCGTAACTGTGGCCAAGGAAGGCCTGACTGCCGTCAGTATTTTGTTCTTGATTTTTGTGCTTAGGAAAGCAATGCAACCCATCGACCCCGACATTGGCGATAAATCTGTCTTCACCTATCTAGCGGAGCAACGGAAAGCGGTATAA